The Allorhodopirellula heiligendammensis DNA segment GACAACAATTCGTCCGTGGAGTACCCCAGGACACGACTGAAATTATCATTGACGCGCACGAAAAAGCCGTTCCGATCAGCGATACAGAACATGTCAGGCGATAGCTCGAAGAATCGATTCATGTCACTTTGAACACTCCTCAACGTCGCCGTTTGGTGTGCCTGCATGACGTGGGCGAGCACCTTGGCACTCGTCGGCCGATCAGAAAACTTCGCTTGTAAGCAGTGGATGGCGAGCTGCACCAAGGCATTGTCCAGACCACAGGAGCGCAGTCGCTCCAAGCTCACGAAGGTCTTCGAGCGCAGGGCGGACTGATAAACTTTTCGTAGACTCTCCCCTTCATAGGGAGCATGTCCGGTCAGAATCTCGCAAAGGATCCCGCCAAGACTGAAGACATCGGCGCGAGCATCGAGTGCCGAACCCCGGGCTTGCTCGGGGGACATGTATTGGGGCGTACCATTAATTTGCGACTGCCGCGTGATCAACTTGCTCGCTTCGCCTCCGTCGGGCATTGGTGACAACGGATCACCTCCGACGGTCTTGCGAGTTAACCACACGTCATCCTCCGACTGCCGGCGTGTATACATTGCAAGTCCCCAGTCCATCACGTTGACCTCTCCAAACTCACCCACCATGATGTTGGACGGTTTCAAATCCAGATGAATTACACCTTTGGTGTGGGCGAAGGCCATCGTTTGGCAAACGTCCGTAAAAATACTTAACAGCTCAGCCGTCTCCACGCGGCCTGCGGCGATCATTTCACGCAGTGTCACACCGTCGACCAACTTCATTACGTGGAACGGTAATCCATTCCGGCAAACGCCGGTTTCGTAGATCGGAGTCACGCCGGGGTGTGAGAGAAAGCTCATCACCTGCGCCTCTTTCGCGAAATCGCTAATTGCGGTCGAGCTCATCGCACGATCCTGCCGCAGTACTTTGACGACCACATCTCGCTCGAACATCTGATCACGAGCGCGATACACCAGCCCCATGCCTCCAGTCTGAAGCAGCGAAATAATCTGGTAGCGATCGGTCGGCAATTCAGGTGGGGCATCACCAGCAATGCGCGGTCCCGAGATAATCACAAAGTCATCACCCTCCTCGGCAACAGACATGGATGGTGATTCCAGGGGCGCGGTTTCGTTCTCGCTTGATGATGAGCTCATGGAACGCTTTACATCCTCTTTTCACACGAATGTATCGTAGGTGGTCCCGCCGTCTAATTCCCGCCGTCTAAGGCGCCCTGACGAGCTCCCCATCCCAGCTTTGCATTACGAAAATGCTGGTTCCCACCGGCTGCATGAGTCAATAACTTCACTCGCGGGGACCCGCCGTATGTCATGAGATCATCTCGAGAAACAGGGCGCGCCATAACATCAGTCTACCAGAACCTGTTTCCTCGCTGGGGGAACGCAGATACTCGCAAAACGACTATGTTTCCCTAAGTATTTCGCTCAATTTCCTCGCTGCAACGGCGCGCACGATCGCTTTGCCGATTCGATGGAGCGTGATATTGTGGGGAATTGCTCCCTGAGTTGACCTCCGCCCGGTATAAGTGATGCCCGAAACTGAACCAAAACCTCATCCTGACGACGGTCCCCTTGCTTGGCAGCAGGAAGGGCTGTTGATCAATGCGTTTGGGCGACACCTGCGGCGAAAATTTGGTGGTCGAATCCAACGGGTCAGTGTGGACGCCGGATTCACGTGTCCGAATGTGGACGGAGCTGTCACCACTGGCGGCTGCAATTTCTGTGACAATCGATCATTCAGTCCGTCGCGAAGAGTCCGGCTACAGCGAGTGAGTGAGCAGCTACGGGCTGGTATTGAGCGAGTCACTCGGCGTTACGATCAAGTTGACGGTTTTATCGCTTATTTTCAGCCTGCGACGAATACCTACGCTCCCGTCGGTCAGCTCGCCGAAGTCTACGACCTCGCTTTAGCGGCAGATCCCCGAATTGTGGGGATCGCGATTGGAACTCGCCCCGACTGCGCTCCCGATAGTGTGCTCGACCTACTTGAGCGACTGGCCCAGCGATCGATGGTCTCGCTCGAATTCGGCATGCAGTCGGTGCACGATGAATCGCTGCGGTGGATGAACCGGGCGCACACCCACGCCGACATGATCAACGCCATCGATCGCGCCCGCGGTCGTGGATTCGAGTGTTGTGCACATGTGATTTTGGGGGTCCCTGGAGAAGACCATGCCATGATGATGCAGACGGCAGACGAAGTCGGCGTACTCGGTTTCGATGCCATCAAACTGCACAATCTGTACAGCGTCCACGGCACCCCCTTGGGGGGCGAGGTTCTCGCAGGAAAGGTACAGATGATGGGTCGAGAGGAATACGTCAACACCGTGGTAGACTTTCTCGAGCGCATCCCTCCCACCACGATCGTCGAAAGGGTTAGCGGCGATGCGCCGCCCAAGTTTTTAATCGAGCCCAAATGGTGTTTGGAAAAATCTGCGATCCGGAACGAGATCGATGCGGAATTCGCACGCCGTGGTACGCGTCAAGGAGCACGATTTGTCACTCCAGCATTGGCACCGTCTGCTCGACCACGTCCCCAGGACACGACGCCGGCGTCGATTGCTGCGCAAATTGACATGCGGGGCCGCCTGCCGGTGTTGAAGATGCAAGGGAACTAGCCCAGTGGATTTCACGGCGATTGACTTCGAGACCGCCACGCATCAAAGCGACAGCGCTTGCCAGCTCGCGGCGG contains these protein-coding regions:
- a CDS encoding TIGR01212 family radical SAM protein (This family includes YhcC from E. coli K-12, an uncharacterized radical SAM protein.) — protein: MPETEPKPHPDDGPLAWQQEGLLINAFGRHLRRKFGGRIQRVSVDAGFTCPNVDGAVTTGGCNFCDNRSFSPSRRVRLQRVSEQLRAGIERVTRRYDQVDGFIAYFQPATNTYAPVGQLAEVYDLALAADPRIVGIAIGTRPDCAPDSVLDLLERLAQRSMVSLEFGMQSVHDESLRWMNRAHTHADMINAIDRARGRGFECCAHVILGVPGEDHAMMMQTADEVGVLGFDAIKLHNLYSVHGTPLGGEVLAGKVQMMGREEYVNTVVDFLERIPPTTIVERVSGDAPPKFLIEPKWCLEKSAIRNEIDAEFARRGTRQGARFVTPALAPSARPRPQDTTPASIAAQIDMRGRLPVLKMQGN
- a CDS encoding protein kinase domain-containing protein, yielding MSSSSSENETAPLESPSMSVAEEGDDFVIISGPRIAGDAPPELPTDRYQIISLLQTGGMGLVYRARDQMFERDVVVKVLRQDRAMSSTAISDFAKEAQVMSFLSHPGVTPIYETGVCRNGLPFHVMKLVDGVTLREMIAAGRVETAELLSIFTDVCQTMAFAHTKGVIHLDLKPSNIMVGEFGEVNVMDWGLAMYTRRQSEDDVWLTRKTVGGDPLSPMPDGGEASKLITRQSQINGTPQYMSPEQARGSALDARADVFSLGGILCEILTGHAPYEGESLRKVYQSALRSKTFVSLERLRSCGLDNALVQLAIHCLQAKFSDRPTSAKVLAHVMQAHQTATLRSVQSDMNRFFELSPDMFCIADRNGFFVRVNDNFSRVLGYSTDELLSKPFIAFVHKDDVAQTIDQIKALNEGRPVIRFRNRYIGSGGNHITLEWTAKSIEDEQLVFAVARDVTEGVSNEIAIANAEHVQNSIEAERRDLMSG